A genomic window from Cupriavidus basilensis includes:
- a CDS encoding DUF4399 domain-containing protein has translation MRKLIPAAALAASLLLIGGMPSSAIADATPAPAHAYLYIGFPNNNQVLPAGKPIKVWFGLRGMGVAPRGVKFPNSGHHHLLIDTDLPPMDKEIPNDRNHLHFGAGETETTIELPPGKHTLQLLMADDKHIPHNPPIYSKKITIYVK, from the coding sequence ATGCGTAAGCTCATTCCGGCTGCTGCGCTCGCCGCCAGCCTGCTTCTGATCGGTGGCATGCCGAGCAGCGCAATCGCGGACGCCACGCCCGCGCCCGCCCATGCCTACCTGTACATCGGCTTTCCCAACAACAACCAGGTCCTGCCGGCGGGCAAGCCGATCAAGGTGTGGTTCGGGCTGCGCGGCATGGGTGTCGCGCCGCGCGGCGTGAAATTTCCAAACAGCGGCCATCATCATCTGCTGATCGATACCGATCTGCCGCCCATGGACAAGGAAATCCCAAACGACCGCAACCATCTGCATTTCGGCGCCGGCGAGACGGAGACCACGATCGAGCTGCCGCCGGGCAAACATACCTTGCAACTGCTGATGGCCGACGACAAGCACATTCCGCACAACCCGCCGATCTACTCCAAGAAGATCACGATCTACGTGAAGTAA
- a CDS encoding DUF4399 domain-containing protein: MHRRTVLGTLAASLLAPLPSISLSTTSPPNAEVYIIWPPDGAVIDGGKFWVRMGLRNMGIAPKGVDMANVGHHHLLIDTDLPPMDKEIPNDRNHLHFGAGETEARIELPPGKHTLQLLLGDKDHKPHDPPIYSRKITITVR; the protein is encoded by the coding sequence ATGCACAGACGAACCGTGCTAGGCACATTGGCAGCGTCGCTGCTGGCTCCGTTGCCTTCGATCTCGTTGTCCACGACATCCCCACCCAATGCCGAGGTCTACATCATCTGGCCGCCCGACGGCGCCGTGATCGATGGCGGCAAATTCTGGGTGCGCATGGGCCTGCGCAATATGGGGATCGCCCCCAAGGGCGTCGACATGGCCAACGTCGGCCACCACCACCTGTTGATCGACACGGACCTGCCGCCCATGGACAAGGAGATTCCGAATGACCGGAACCACCTGCACTTCGGCGCTGGCGAGACCGAGGCGCGGATCGAGTTGCCGCCGGGCAAGCACACCTTGCAGTTGCTGCTCGGCGACAAGGATCACAAGCCCCACGATCCGCCGATCTACTCCAGGAAGATCACCATCACCGTTCGATAA